In the genome of Deltaproteobacteria bacterium, the window CCGCCCATCTCTCTGGGCGCAAAGCAACTGAAATCGCTGAGAATGCGGGTGAGGCCGCACGGGTTTCGCAAACCGGGGAACACGCGGTAGATGATGCGATGAAAGGCATGAGCATGGTACGCGGTCAGATGGAGTCCATTGCGCAAAGTGTTCTTGCACTCAGCGAACAGACCCAAGCCATTCATGAGATTATTGCTGCGGTCAACGCTCTTTCCGAGCAATCAAACCTACTGGCGGTCAATGCCGCGATCGAAGCTGCCAAGGCTGGAGAGGCCGGAAAAGGGTTTGGCGTTGTTGCACAAGAAGTGAAGAGGCTCGCTGAGCAATCCAAGCAGTCCACTGCCCAGGTGCGAGCCATGCTGGATGACATTCGCAAGGCAGGAACCGCCGCTATCCTCGTAACCGAACAAGGGGTGAAATCCGCCGATATTGCCACCCGGCAGTCAGAACAGGCCGGCGAGTCCATACGTCTGCTGACCAGGAGCATTAGCGAATCAGCTCAAGCCGTGACGCAAATAGCGGCCTCAAATCAACAGCAAATCGTCGGTATGGAGCAGGTGTCTGAAGCTATCGAAAGCATTAAACATGCAAGTGCCCATAATGCACGCGGCATGCAACAAATCGAGAGTGCAACCCACGACCTTCACACCGTTAGCCAAACACTGAGGACCGTTATCGCCCGTTACAAATTACAGACCTCAGAAAACGCATTGTAACCTGAGCATTTCTCATTTTGCCCCATGACAACCACCTCGGAATCATTACTCTGTCAGATTCACATGCACATTCTTCAACTGCGTGAACTCGAATAACTCCTCGATACATTCTTCACGGCCAATGCCAGAGTGCTTAAAGCCGCCGAATGGTGCGCCGAGAAAGTGCTGACTTGAATGATTGATCCACACATATCCTGCTTGCACACGACTGGCCGCGCGATGCGCTATCGCTAGGTCTCGCGTCCAAATCGATGCCGTGAGGCCGTATTCGACCGCATTCACCTGTTCAAACAGTTCATCCTCATCTTTCCACTTTAAGACCGATAATACTGGTCCAAAGATTTCCTCCTTGGCAATGCGCATGTTGGGGGTCACGTCGGCAAAGATCGTTGGTTCAACAAAGAAGCCTTTGGCAAGCTTTGGATCTAAAGGCTGTTTGCCACCAGTGACCAGGCGCGCGCCTTCCTCTTGCCCCCAGCGAATGTAGCTCATGACTTTCTCGAACTGCGTGCGATTCACCAATGGTCCCATCGTCGTGGACCAATCTGTGGGTAACCCTGGTTTGTGCTTTTCATTCACTAACTTCGCTACACCATCTAACACTTTGTCATGAATCGATTCATGGAGGAACAAGCGACTGGTGGAACCACACGATTGACCTGCCCAGGTAAAATTCATACCACGGACCGCACCAGCGATTGCTTTCGCAAGATCGGCATCTGGGTACACAATCAGTGCGTTCTTACCGCCGAGTTCGAGCAACACTGACTTCAACGTGTCCGCACCAGTACGCGCAATCGCTTTACCAGTTGGCACACTGCCAATCAGACTGACCTTGCGCACCAGTGGATGCGAGGCTAACGCCTGCCCGCATTCCTTCCCGCCAGACAGCACATTCATCACTCCCGGTGGAAAGATATCGCCGATCAGTTCGACCATCTTCAACGCTGAAAGCGGCGCCTGCTCTGGTGGCTTCATAATCACAGTATTACCTGCAGCGACACGGAAAACGCGCTTCAAGTGCAGGGAAACCCGAGGAGTTGGGCGAGGTAGGACAGGTGCCAGCCTGGGCGTTTGCGCTTAACTTTGAGCGAACCTTTGCCGGGGTCCCCGCGTAAGAGCGAGACGGCCAAGCGGTTGAGGAACGCCCGGTTCTCCGCCGTCGTGCGATCATAGACCCGGCGGGCATCTTCGCGAAACACGACATCTAACACCCAGTGCAGG includes:
- a CDS encoding aldehyde dehydrogenase family protein codes for the protein MAPVLPRPTPRVSLHLKRVFRVAAGNTVIMKPPEQAPLSALKMVELIGDIFPPGVMNVLSGGKECGQALASHPLVRKVSLIGSVPTGKAIARTGADTLKSVLLELGGKNALIVYPDADLAKAIAGAVRGMNFTWAGQSCGSTSRLFLHESIHDKVLDGVAKLVNEKHKPGLPTDWSTTMGPLVNRTQFEKVMSYIRWGQEEGARLVTGGKQPLDPKLAKGFFVEPTIFADVTPNMRIAKEEIFGPVLSVLKWKDEDELFEQVNAVEYGLTASIWTRDLAIAHRAASRVQAGYVWINHSSQHFLGAPFGGFKHSGIGREECIEELFEFTQLKNVHVNLTE